The stretch of DNA AAGTAAGTCAGGCTTCCTCCCTTGCCTCACCAGCCATACCTTCTGCCTCACAGGGCTGGAGTCCGGATTTTGTACCATCCCTCGTGTCCCTCGCTTGGAAAAGGCCCAAGAGAGCACGCATCCTGGGGAAGATGAGCTGGATCGCTCCGACTCCCTGCTGTCCTTCCGCCTAGACCTGGGGCCCTCCCTGATGAGCGAGCTCCTCCAGGTGATGAGCTTCTCTGAAACCAATGGGAACGAGGTGGGGGAGGATGGCCCACACTTCCTGTGTGAAGAGGAGACCAAGGACAGGGTCCCTCCAGCAGTGCATGCGTCCCACAAAGAGGACAAGGCAGCATCCAGCTTCTGGGACCACTCCAGGCAGAGCAACCTGTCAGGGGCCAGCTCGCTGCCGGGTCTGTCAGTCCATGCCAATGGAGAGGCACGCACCATCGAAGGCGCTGGAGCGAACTCTGTCTGGGCTTCCGGGCCAGGGGCGGCGCCCAGAGGGTCCCCGTGGCAGGCCCACTGGAACGACTGCACCATTGAGGCTGGAGAATTTGACCGAGCAGCCCAGGTCCTGGCCCGCCATTACGGTGGGACCAGCACCCCacggagctcggagaagggcGAGGGTCCCCGGCAGGCCCGGACACAGACCCTGTGGgagagccccagcagcagcttgtgGGGGTCACAGGTGACAAGGGAGAGCCGGTCCCCTGAGGCCAGCTGGAAccaaggagaggaggaggaggaggagagcaagCTCTCCAGCCTGCAGGAAAGCTGCAGCGGTGCCCGGGGGGGCCACAGCAGTTCCTTCGAGTATGccgatgaggaggaggaagaggacgATGAAGTCAAGGTGTGAACGGCCATCCCTCCCATCACAGGCCCCACCAGAGACACTGGTGCCAGGGTCTTTGccctcctccctgtgccccaccCACTGGTGCCAGTGTCACCAGTAGACCCAGTGGGTCTCTCCTTGCCAAGTGGGGGCACTGGGCAGGccggggagggcaggaggagagccCGTCTCCTGGGGGGCTCTctggggctgggccaggctgctgcagagggCCAGTGGGCACCACACAGCCAGGCATAGCACCCCTTCTCCAGCCTCACGGCCATGATACATCAAAGGAACATTCCCATGTGCCAaaggaaccccaaatccttcctacCCCATCCCATTCTCCCCAGTACCCCAGCATCCCACTCTCTCTCAGCCCTCAGCCTGGCTCCACCAACATGTCTGGGGACATACTCCATCCTCCCACTGATGTCCCCAGCCATCCCCTGCAATGGCATATGTTCTCCCCAGAGATATTCCCACTGATAGCTCTGGCACATAGGGGATGGGGTCTCCCCAGGTCCAGCTGGTGCAAGACCCTTCAGTATAGCACATCTATCAACATAGAAAGGTCAGCTGGGGTCCCAAGGGGCAGGCAAACCCCACAGAGCTgagctttctcttttcccctgccCCCCCTCCTACCAAAAGCTGTGTGCTCAGTATTCGGGAGGTGAGAGCATGCACAGAAATAATGAGGAATCTTTCCACttgcctcctgctgctgggcatCACTTAGGACAGCTTCCTTCCTGACTCCTGCTCCTCTCAGCAACTGAGAGGGGAGAAACTTCTTGGCTGACTGGTGGCAAAGGCAAGTTTTCAGGTCACCAAATTCTGCAGTTCAGGCTCTAAAAACCCGTTCTTTTCCCCCTGCCTCAGAACAAGGAGGCTTCTCTGCAGCCACTTGGCTTGTGCCGCTATCCTCATGGTGGCAGCACAGTTTGTGTCTCCATCCTtgtccccctccccattccccacACACCCCCCTCTTTGCAGCGCGCCCCTTCCCAAGGGTAACGTGGCCCGTGGCTAATGTCCCTCTCTGAGTGGCCCTGGGTGACACAGCCACCCTGGAATGAGCTGCTCCCCACGCTGGCCCGTGTGCAAAGTGGCCCTCATAGAAGCGCCTTTGTGCCATGGTGTGGAGCCAACGTGCTCGGGGGCTGAGGTCACCGCAGGGACCCTCACAGGACCCCCCTTGTTCTCTGGGACAGGAGGGGGTGTGCAGTGGGAGGAGATGCTGGGCCATGGCTGCAGGACTCTGCTCCCACTCAGCTCGCCCGCCACCCGGCTGCTTTTGCTAGGAAGCTCTTCAGAGCAGGATAAAGAGCTCCAGGGTGTGCACATACCGCACGTGGAAGTGCTACTTGCAGCCAGGCCACCCAGGTTAAGGGCAAGCCCGTGTTCCCCAGCCTCCCCAAGGGGCTGCCTCTTGccagccaccagcagcaaaCCAGGGCAGGCACCAGCTTCAGGAAGTCCCCAGGTCTGGCCAGTGGCACCCAGCAGGATCAGCCTTATTCTCCCTTGCACCTTCCAGGGTGGGGACCTGGGCTCTCAGGATGAGCTCCCCTCTGCCCTCTGCTTTCCAGACCATAACACAAGACCAAAGACCTGTATCCGTGGAATTATCCTTTCTGCCTCCCCTCTGTATCCCATGCACTTATTATTGTCCTTATTAAAACAGTTTTGATACTAACTTCTCTGGTGCATCCCCTTGGCTGCTGTGACCTTTTTGTCTTTCTTGCTATGTTGGCTGGAGCCCCAGCCACCAAGCCCTCCATCTTGGGCAGTGAAGATGTGGAGAGAGAGGGCAGGGACCCTGCCACCTTGCCATGGCCCAGGCTCTCCGTAAGATGCTCTTCCACTCTGCTCTCCTCCCATGCAGCCTCAAGTGTCCCAATGTTTACTGTCACACATCAGTGTGACTTCAGGCTGGCAAGATACTTTTCAATTAGAGCAGCAGGATGTAATAACTGGGACTATTTGTAGTCCTGTGCAAAGAGGTACTGAGCCACGTAACTGAGCCCAAATCCCACTGCCTCCCCTGCCTCATATTCAATGAGTAGGATCCGCTGTGGAAATGTCAGAGTAATGGCCAACCTGACTGGAATGCACCAGCAGATAAGTG from Poecile atricapillus isolate bPoeAtr1 chromosome Z, bPoeAtr1.hap1, whole genome shotgun sequence encodes:
- the LOC131573436 gene encoding cdc42 effector protein 1-like — protein: MSLGKLPVLSWVSGSHGKRRLKSELTPDMISPPLGDFRHTMHVGRGGDVFGDTSFLSNHGGADTAKPNNFFARTLRHVRRAPLKRRGSGGQAGASPEPPAISPIIKNAVSLPQLNEGMYDGGGGSRGLTSKFSFKSASNSFSKTHQAYGLESGFCTIPRVPRLEKAQESTHPGEDELDRSDSLLSFRLDLGPSLMSELLQVMSFSETNGNEVGEDGPHFLCEEETKDRVPPAVHASHKEDKAASSFWDHSRQSNLSGASSLPGLSVHANGEARTIEGAGANSVWASGPGAAPRGSPWQAHWNDCTIEAGEFDRAAQVLARHYGGTSTPRSSEKGEGPRQARTQTLWESPSSSLWGSQVTRESRSPEASWNQGEEEEEESKLSSLQESCSGARGGHSSSFEYADEEEEEDDEVKV